The DNA window AATCCTGGCTCCTCATTAATATCCTCATCCACTTGTGGGCCACCATCACTTATTGCTTCGTGGACCACAAAGAAATCAACTTTTTCTCCATTTTTCCAACTTTGAGATACCTCTAAAATAATAGGGTCCCTATTTGATAGAACCAACTCATAACTGTTTTTGGCCTTGTCGTATACAGATTCCACATCAATGTAACCCATCATTTTTGGCATACACATAACCATGGAGAGAGAAAATTTGTCACATTCTGATACAGGTCGAACTACGAAggtcgcccgtactgttttcctgcacaagtaacaaatgtaagctcaaaggacctcaggctggTTCAGCCTAgaagccactccgatgcttaagtcaataAGGGTTTTTTGGTAAGTAAATGAGTGTTTATGTGTTTAAGTCTAATTTGTGCGTACCTCTCTCAGCATTCtgtggcttccttttataatgagtttatgGCGGTTGTTATCCGGTAGTTCGTGGGTTTGCCCCACGATCTTTGATAATGGTTAAGGCACgtttcccgattatcccgggtagtgggtgttTAGCAAATCAGAGTGGATGAGGTCGGCTTGATAACTGACCGGGAGGAGTCTGATTAAGATTGATATGGGCGACACTCGTATTATCACTGGGCGATGTATCTTTCGGAGACTCAACGGGCGAGCATAGCATTTTctaggcgatgcttggagttcggATATTCTTAGGTCGGTATCACATTCCATCCTCaatatctctctctctctcctccAATGTACTTAGTAGGCTCGGGCTTTTTGACCAATCAAGACATAAAATATTACTTGACAAGAAACAGAGAATCAGATTCTCTATGGTACGAACTTCAAGCTTTGACGTTTCAAATCAGACAACAAACCACACCTACGGTTGCTGAAGAACAAAGGATATTTAGGTTACAATTCGACGAAGGATTAACAAAAAAGGGTTGATGAAATTGTAGGGCTAGAATGAGAAAAGGATTCAGCGAGGAAATTTGGGGATTTTTGGGTTTCAATTCGATTTGTTCATGTCTTTTAGGGTTTTGTATTTTCGGTTATGTGTTAAACGCAACGTTTGGCTATTAGAAATTAATGAGGTGCAAATTAAATGACAGCTCGTTTAATAAAGTAAGACGCGTTAAAGCATTGTATTTGTAAGCGATTTTAACCACGTTAGAGCGAGTAGCGTGCACGCACGCAAAGAGGGGTCAAATGgaacaaaaaagaagaagagtgGTCGGATAGAATACAAAAATAGTTTAAAGGTCGCAAGGAACAAAAATGTAAAGTTGAGGGGTCAaataatgtattaagccaaatttttatccAAATTAGATAGGTAATTTTGAATTTGTCATCCATAATTTTCACATACTAATCATAACAATTTCACTCTTAtaatatgtatttatatttaCAGGTTCAAgtcaaacttttttaaaattttattttatttaaataaaaaattacaatttattttatctattatatAGAATACGTATTTGTATTATAGTTCATGTCATTTTTATATTCATTCTTAGTTTATTCTTAGATGTTTTTATTTACGTTTGATATTGTttacaccaaaattaaaaatatggctaaaAAGCCATAAAAAGCCCGTattctttttcaaaagataaaaagagTACTGTGAATAATTGGCCTAAAGTAATTTCCAAAAGTTGATTTCTAGAAGTTAACCATTTTTTGCCAGAAGTTGATTTCCAAAAGTTGATTTCTAGAAGTTAACTATTTTTTGccagaagttgatttctaaaggttgactaattttgacctagaggttgatttctagaggttgagttctaaaggttgatttctaaaggttggtttcTAGAGGTTGAAATCAAAAAGGTCAAAGTCCATTTGCAGAAGATTAAGCTCAAATTTGAGATGggccattaaatattaatttgaatgGCCCACAAGCCCAAGAAGTCCATTccagaagaaaagaagttaaaaagcacGTGCAGCAGAAACAAGACACGATTGACAGTTCCTGAAGATggggaagaacgtgtgcagttggtACGTGAAGCAGCAGTTTTCAAATAATgaagctataaataagagaagagcagccaatttgcaacccccgatcaaatccaacaaaaaccagcccaaaggcaaaaacactcaacacttagcattctcaattttcttcaatcaataaagaactttacgattgaacttctgcaatttctactcaaacacttgtattttcatttcattcaattagtaaacatatttacagttgaatttctttgttttagcattacttgattggagtacttgttataaggttaaccaaaccccaatcgctcgtttaagaagttaagttacattttggaatccgcttcctggcacgcccgcatttcacacgcttgttgttacaaacgcaaaacgccagtaacaatttttggcacgcccagtgggacACTAAGAGTTATGGCTAGAACTCGAAGTGAAAAAGGTAAAGATGTTATTGTATCCCAGGATACAGTGGATGATCCTACTGCTACAAATGTAGGACATGGAGACTATGTGGCTCACATGGTCAGAaacattgaaaaagaaaatttgcctCTAGGAGAGGCGAGTGAAGATGTGCCTCCTGGCTTTGGAGGACAACAGACACCAACTCGGCGAAATTCTGAGCCGAGGTTGGCAGATGCTTTGGAAACATTGTCTAAGGCCATGATTGAGATGAAACATACTCAGGCCGAGATGAATGCCAGCCTCAAACATGCTCAAGTTGATTTGAAACTGAAGCATGAGGTGATGGACAAGAAGCAGTTCAACATGGAACGCTATTTGGCGGAATTAATAGTTGCAGTGAAATTATCGTCCCCAAAGGATGATGATGAATTGCCAGAGGCTGTTAACACGGCCAAACAAAATCCTAATGGATTCGGGGGGCAGACATCCGGAGGAATCCAGGAGATTGGGAGCACCAGTCATGTGCCAATCTCAAACCCGCCCTCTGAAGAAAGGTACGTTCCTCCTCACAAAAGAGATGAACAtgtacattttaattattttaaaactaataatcaaACTAACCGGAATTCTAGGCCGTTTAATGCAGGTGTTAATTATCCGGCTTCGGATGACCCAgaggttaatcaaaattttactcAACCTCTGGGCACTGGGGGCAATTACATGCCCCAAGAGAGAAATCAGCCTCAGGTGCCGCCCCAACCTCTGGGAAGGCCACTGGATGTGGAGGCTGTACGAGAAGCAATTCAGGAGTTGTACGGTCCGGGTCTAAGGCAGATTGACCGACCACAATTTCACAAGCCTTATCCAGAGATTATTGACAGGGAAAATCCTTACCCTAGAGGCTATAAAATtcctaatttttctttattctcTGGAGAGGATGGCCACTCCACTATTGAACATGTGGCAAAATTCACAATTCAATGTGGGGTCCTGGCCAACCTAGATAATATTGCAAATTTCAAACTGAGATTATTTCCAAATTCTTTAACAGGTAATGCCTTTACTTGGTATGCTACTTTGCCCAGGAACTCAGTGCTCACATGGCAGGAGATGGAGAGGCTTTTCCATACTCAATTTTACCGTGCAGAGCCAGAGGTTTGCATAGCAGAACTGTCAAGGGTTTCTCAAAGGTCTGGAGAGGATGCCGACATGTATATACACCGCATCAAAAGAATGAGGAGCAGGTGTAAAATTATTCTCCCAGAAACTGAGTATATGAAAATGGCTCAGAGGGGCTTGGATATTGAGCTCCGGAAAAAGTTCCAAGGGATGGAATTAAGGGACTTTTATGAGTTAGCTGCTAAAGTCTCTGAATATGAAGAACTCCTGAGAGAAGAAAGCCACAAGAAGAAAGTGGCGATGGGCACTTACTACCAGGAGGTAGGAGCATATGAAACTGCGGTAGCCGACCTCACGGCCACCGGTTCATGCACCTGCCCTATGTTGATCAAGAAGGCACCTGATGGGTGGAAGAAACTAAATTCCAATGCCCAACCTCTGTATACTTTTGAGGTTTCAAAAACagaagaaatttttgattttctgttgAAAGAGAAGTTCATTACTCTGCCTCCGGATCATAAAATGCCTTCAAAAGATGAGTTGAAAGGCAGAGAATATTGCAAGTTCCACAACTCCTGGAACCACTCAACCAATTCATGTTGGgggttcaaaaatattatacagGATAGGATTGCCAAGGGAGTTTTAAAATTCCCAGAAAAAAGGAGGCACTGGTGATAGATGAAGATCCTTTTCCGGCTGTGGCGTCTGTGAATGCCAGTGATCTCTCGGAACTTGACTTGAGGCTattattagatataaaaagaAAGCTCAGAATCAGGGAGCAAAATGACCAAAGAGTCAGGGGAGAGCAATTTGAACGGGAAAGGAGAGCAGAGGTAAAGCGGGATTACAGAGGAGAAAGAAGGCAGGTATCTAGAAActctaataattttgtttatactAACCGCCCTCTTTTGAAAAAGCAAAACAGGGCCTTTTACTATCAAAGAAGGCCAGAAAGGCATGTCTTCCCGGAGAGGCGATCCTTCGTGTGGAAGAGGGAGGAACAGCCAAAAGCTCCTTTGGCACCTAGGGAGGAAAAGCCAAAAGCTCCTTTGGCACTTGGAGAAAAACAGCCAGAGTTTCCTTCTACCTTTGAAAACCGAAGAAAAGAACAAAGATTCGTGGTACCACCATTGGTCTCTCCTAGTCCAAGGTGGCATACCAATTATCACAAGAAGTTTCCGCCTCCACTAACAAGAACTCAGAAGAGGAGGCGCCAGAGGTTGAGGGCTGCTGCAAGAAACGAGTGGCAGTCCAGGCACTTGGAAAATCCTAGAAAAGTTGTTGAGGAAAAGGGGTCAAAGAAGATCTTAATTGAGAAGGAGCAATCTAGAAGCCAAAAATCTTCAGAGGCAGTGgaagtgaaaaataaaacttcCCACGTGCCTTCGAAGAAGGAAATTTCAGACATGGAGTTAGAAGCTTTTCTTGAAGGAGAATTTGCAGGAGATGGCATGAACTTAGATGATCTCCTAGAAGACGACATGGAGTTGGATGATCTCGTGGATGAGGAAATCCTAAAGGAGGGCATGAGACTAAATGACCTCTTGAAAGAGGATACTGATGATACTCCACCAGTTAAGGAAAGCGGCAAATTTCAGAGGAGATCTCTAGAGAATGGAGACTCAAAATCAGACACAGAAGGTGATAAGAAGAGATCCATCAGAGTGGGTGAAATTGAGATTCCCCTCACTTGTAATGCTTTCTCCTTGATTCTTCCAAGTGATTTCAAAGGTCCTGACAACTCTGAGGAAGTAGAAGAAATTCAGAGAGAGGAGGTATCCAAACCTCCAAAAGATGAGTGTCGCAGCCAGGTCACCATACAAGAAGCTGCAAATGGTGGACCAAAGAGGGTGATTTTTGACAAACCTGCAGAGGCAATGACCAAACATATTAAGCCTTTGTACATAAAGGCTCACTTCAATGGCAGACCAACCTCCAGAGTCTTGATTGATAATGGTTCTGCCGTGAATATTATGCCATTCAACATGCTACAACCTCTGGGAAAAACTACAGAAGATCTCATCTCTACAGAGGTTAGTGTGTCTGCCTTTACTGGAGAACTCACAAAAACTATTGGTGTTCTCCCAGTAGAGGTAACTGTAGGGAGAAAAACTTCCCTGTCGGCGTTCTTTGTTATAAATTCATCAGCCAGCTACCAAGCTCTTTTGGGACGAGATTGGATTCATGCCAATTGGTGCGTTCCTTCATCCTTACACCAGTTTCTGCTCTTTTGGAAGGGAAATGAGGTGGAGGTGGTATGGGCAGACACAAAGCCATTTACCACTGCCACCAACATGGTAGAAGCCCGTTATTATGACTCATGTGTTGGCCCCATCCAATTTACTGGGAAAAGTAAAAAAGGGCAGAAGAAAGAGAAATCCGACAAACCTTTGAAAATGCATGAAGAGGTCAAAAGAAAAGCAACTGAGATACTTGGATCAACGACTATTATTCCATACAACAAGCCGTGTTCCTCCATCACCATTGAAGAAATTAATGATTAAGCTCACCTCTAGTGAGTTTGCAGCAGCTGCGTCTGCTATCTTAAAAGAACGTATGCAGTACATTATGGAAGATATTATGGAGGAAAACAACTTGGCAGAGGTTCTAGATGCTGAAGTagtttatgaagaagaagaagtttctGAAGATCATGAGATTGGCTTGGAGGAGCTAGAACAAGCACCTCCTTGGATAGATGATGAAGCCATCCATGTTAGAGAGGAGTTAGAAGAAGTGAATCTTGGAACCTCTGAGGAACCTCAGGTAACTTTTGTTAGTAAAAACCTAGAGGttggtttaaaaacaaaattaactgtACTCTTGCAGGAATACAAAGATTGCTTTGCATGGCAATATTCTGATATGCCGGGGTTAAGCAGGATATTGGTAGAACATCGGCTTCCTATTAAGCCCGAGTTTCAGCCATACCGCCAACCTCCAAGAAGAGTGTCAAAAGAAGTTGAATTAAAGgtaaaagaagaaattgaaaaattgtgtaAAGCAGGCTTTATTAGGCCTGCTAAATATAGTAATTGGTTAGCAAATGTTGTTCCAGTGGTTAAAAAGAATGGAAAACTTAGAATATGCATAGACTTTAGGGACTTAAATGAAGCAACTCCTAAAGATATTTATGCCATGCCAATTGCTGACGCTCTTATTGATGCTACAGCTAATCATTCTCTTTTGTCTTTTATGGATTGTTTTGCTGGATATAACCAGATTATGGTGGCTAAAGAagacatctccaaaacggcATTTAGATGTCCAGGATCTATTGGGACATTTGAATGGGTGGTCATGCCGTTTGGTTTACGTAATGCTGGtgcaacatatcagagggctATGAATGCCATCTTCCACGACCTCTTAGGTAAAACTATGGAGGTTTATATTGATGATGTTGttgtaaaatcaaaactaatgaAAGATCATTTGAAAAATCTAGAGGAAGCATTTAGGAGGATGAGAGTTCACTGTTTAAAACTCAATCCTCTGAAATGCGCCTTTGGTGTAAAAGCTGGAAATGTTTTGGGGTTTTTGGTCCATGAAAGAGGCATTGAAGTggaccaaaacaaaaccaaagataTTCGAGAAGCTAAACCGCCTAGAAATAAAACAGAACTTCAGAGGTTTCTTGGGCAGGTTAATTACTTAAGGAGATTTATATCTAATCTTGCAGGAAAAACAAAAGTGTTCTCAgaattgttgaaattaaaaaaggagGATGTCTTCATATGGGAAACCATCCATCAAGAGGCTTTTGATGAAATTAAAGATTATCTAATGAAGCCTCCTGTATTGATGCCTCCCAAAAAGGGTATACCTCTAAGGTTGTACATTTCAGCAGCCGAAGGTTCAATTGGGTGTCTGCTAGCCCAGAGCAACCAAGATGGACATGAACagactatttattatttgagtCATTCGATGACATCTACAGAG is part of the Mercurialis annua linkage group LG3, ddMerAnnu1.2, whole genome shotgun sequence genome and encodes:
- the LOC126672294 gene encoding uncharacterized protein LOC126672294 is translated as MQYIMEDIMEENNLAEVLDAEVVYEEEEVSEDHEIGLEELEQAPPWIDDEAIHVREELEEVNLGTSEEPQVTFVSKNLEVGLKTKLTVLLQEYKDCFAWQYSDMPGLSRILVEHRLPIKPEFQPYRQPPRRVSKEVELKVKEEIEKLCKAGFIRPAKYSNWLANVVPVVKKNGKLRICIDFRDLNEATPKDIYAMPIADALIDATANHSLLSFMDCFAGYNQIMVAKEDISKTAFRCPGSIGTFEWVVMPFGLRNAGATYQRAMNAIFHDLLGKTMEVYIDDVVVKSKLMKDHLKNLEEAFRRMRVHCLKLNPLKCAFGVKAGNVLGFLVHERGIEVDQNKTKDIREAKPPRNKTELQRFLGQVNYLRRFISNLAGKTKVFSELLKLKKEDVFIWETIHQEAFDEIKDYLMKPPVLMPPKKGIPLRLYISAAEGSIGCLLAQSNQDGHEQTIYYLSHSMTSTEVRYTPIMNLCLALFFACTKLRHYLLSNRVYVVSQTDLMKYMLNKPVLSGNIRKSLLSLADFHLIYHPQKSVKGQALADFLADHPCINLGDESKFDLPVFMNEHRPWMLKFDGSSTDRSAGAGIIIVSPSGAKTSLSFNLDFECTNNQSEYEALIIGLEILLDLGAKKVKIIGDSQLVIRQVSGEYKCMSYSLTSYYAIAIQLIESFKEVELVHVPREENWEADELSQLASGLRLSEELTQRLVMVQRKTHPSIFKRGVQLDIFNIDDNLVQDWRRDIKKYLENPSKKMMYKVRVRAVNYVLIEDVLYRRGFDNLLLRCLRTTEALEVMKQTHEGVCGAHQSGVKTRWLIRRHGYFWPSILKDCMTFAKGCQSRQRYGNIQRLPAAELKSVIKPWPFRGWAINLIGKIYPSSSKNHSFIIVATDYFTKWVVAKPLVKAEQKDVIKFIKEEIIHQFGIP